In one Lolium rigidum isolate FL_2022 chromosome 3, APGP_CSIRO_Lrig_0.1, whole genome shotgun sequence genomic region, the following are encoded:
- the LOC124696655 gene encoding GDSL esterase/lipase At1g28600-like, producing MAPFSRLLLALAAVLLVAVTGEADAGGSLAWFDRVFSFGDSLTDTGNSAILPATAGGPFTNAPYGQTHFKRPGAGGRASNVVVDSIVELLKLPYLASRSVDDFRRRSLTDTRNAAIVPATARSGQTRLKSTSNRASDGRLVIDFIVESLELPQPTPYLAGKTANDFLQGVNFAVGGATALDMAFLKSKGITSFVPISLSNQTTWFNGVLKLLNSTRNEQRKMMASSLFYIGEIGFNDYSFALMNNDTVGLAESLVPDIIGVIRSALIDVIDAGARRIVVTGMIPMGCEPELLALLPSGASGYYDPESGCIARFNRLAQLHNRALNRMLSKLRRAYRRTSIYYGDLYTPVTAIVSSPGEYGFGSEPLAACCGGGGGPYNFNFAFFCGTPLSTTCADPSKSVSWDGIHYTEAANKFVADTMFNGL from the exons ATGGCACCATTTTCTCGTCTCCTCCTAGCCCTAGCGGCCGTTCTCCTTGTCGCCGTCACCGGAGAGGCCGATGCTGGCGGCAGCCTGGCGTGGTTCGACCGGGTCTTCAGCTTCGGCGACTCACTCACCGACACCGGGAATTCAGCCATCCTCCCGGCCACCGCCGGAGGGCCCTTCACCAACGCTCCTTACGGGCAAACCCACTTTAAACGCCCAGGCGCCGGCGGCAGGGCCTCCAACGTCGTCGTCGACTCCATTG TGGAGTTGCTCAAGTTGCCGTACCTCGCCAGCAGGTCTGTAGACGACTTCCGACGACGCTCGCTCACCGATACCCGTAACGCGGCCATCGTCCCGGCCACCGCGCGTTCCGGCCAAACCCGCTTGAAGAGCACCAGCAACCGAGCCTCCGACGGCCGCCTCGTCATCGACTTCATCG TGGAGTCCTTGGAGTTGCCGCAGCCAACGCCGTACCTCGCTGGCAAGACTGCAAACGACTTCCTGCAGGGCGTGAATTTCGCAGTGGGCGGTGCGACGGCGCTTGACATGGCTTTTCTGAAGTCCAAAGGGATAACATCGTTCGTGCCGATTTCTCTCAGCAACCAGACCACCTGGTTCAACGGCGTTTTGAAGCTTCTTAACTCAACACGTAACG AGCAGCGAAAGATGATGGCGAGCTCCCTCTTCTACATCGGAGAGATCGGATTCAACGACTACTCCTTCGCCCTCATGAACAACGACACGGTGGGTCTAGCGGAGAGTTTGGTGCCGGACATCATCGGTGTCATCCGTTCCGCCCTCATC GACGTGATCGATGCTGGTGCGAGGAGAATTGTGGTGACGGGGATGATACCCATGGGCTGCGAGCCGGAGCTGCTCGCCCTGTTACCCAGCGGCGCCAGCGGCTACTACGACCCGGAGTCCGGCTGCATCGCGCGGTTCAACCGGCTAGCCCAGCTGCACAACCGCGCGCTGAACCGCATGCTCTCCAAGCTCCGGCGAGCCTACCGCCGGACGTCTATCTACTACGGCGACCTGTACACCCCTGTCACCGCAATCGTGTCGTCGCCCGGAGAATATG GTTTTGGCAGCGAGCCCTTGGCGGCGtgctgcggcggcggtggcgggccgTACAATTTCAACTTCGCCTTCTTCTGCGGGACGCCGCTGTCAACAACCTGCGCGGACCCGTCCAAGTCCGTCTCATGGGACGGGATCCATTACACGGAGGCTGCTAACAAGTTCGTTGCCGACACCATGTTTAATGGACTGTAA